From one Streptomyces sp. R41 genomic stretch:
- a CDS encoding MFS transporter produces MTSAADSPRRPRRPSWAGRNYTLLTAAAVVTNLGSQGALIAAAFAVLDAGGEGGDVGLVAAARTLPLVLFLLIGGAVADRLPRHRVMVAANALNCVSQAVFAALVIAGQAQLWQMMLLSALGGTGQAFFNPAAEGMLMSSVGGEQASRAFAMFRMAMQGAGLGGAALGGALVAVMGPGWVLAVDAVAFAVAGALRSFLDVGHIPPREPGGGLLADLRDGWREFIGRPWLWTIVAQFSVVVAVVGAADAVYGPLVARDSLGGPGPWGLALGAFGAGTVGGALLMTRWKPRRLLLAGTLCVFPLAAPAAALAVPVPVGPLCAVMFVSGLAIEVFGVSWMTALHQEIPEDKLSRVSAYDWFGSIAMVPLATALAGPAEQAFGRTTALWGCATLVVVVTAAVLCVPDVRNLTRRTKPVAQGTPVLEVVNGSADAEGSVGRLG; encoded by the coding sequence GTGACCTCTGCCGCCGACTCCCCCCGACGCCCGCGCCGCCCTTCCTGGGCGGGCCGGAACTACACCCTGCTGACCGCCGCCGCGGTCGTCACCAACCTGGGCAGCCAGGGCGCGCTGATCGCCGCGGCGTTCGCGGTGCTGGACGCGGGCGGCGAGGGGGGCGACGTCGGCCTGGTCGCGGCGGCGCGGACGCTGCCGCTGGTGCTCTTCCTGCTCATCGGCGGCGCGGTCGCGGACCGGCTGCCGCGGCATCGTGTGATGGTCGCGGCCAATGCCCTCAACTGCGTGTCACAGGCGGTGTTCGCGGCCCTGGTCATCGCCGGTCAGGCGCAGCTGTGGCAGATGATGCTGCTGTCCGCGCTCGGCGGCACGGGACAGGCGTTCTTCAACCCGGCGGCCGAGGGCATGCTGATGTCCTCGGTCGGCGGCGAACAGGCGAGCCGCGCCTTCGCGATGTTCCGCATGGCGATGCAGGGGGCGGGCCTCGGCGGCGCGGCCCTCGGCGGGGCGCTGGTGGCCGTGATGGGGCCCGGCTGGGTTCTCGCCGTGGACGCGGTGGCGTTCGCGGTCGCCGGGGCGCTGCGTTCGTTCCTCGACGTCGGCCACATTCCGCCGCGCGAGCCCGGCGGCGGCCTGCTCGCCGATCTGCGCGACGGCTGGCGCGAGTTCATCGGGCGGCCCTGGCTGTGGACGATCGTCGCGCAGTTCTCCGTCGTGGTCGCGGTCGTCGGCGCCGCCGACGCCGTCTACGGTCCGCTGGTCGCCCGCGACAGCCTCGGCGGGCCGGGGCCATGGGGGCTGGCCCTCGGCGCGTTCGGCGCCGGAACCGTCGGTGGCGCGCTGCTGATGACCCGCTGGAAGCCGCGCCGCCTCCTGCTCGCCGGCACCCTCTGCGTCTTCCCACTCGCCGCCCCGGCAGCCGCCCTCGCGGTGCCGGTACCGGTGGGTCCGCTGTGCGCCGTGATGTTCGTCAGCGGCCTGGCGATCGAGGTGTTCGGGGTTTCGTGGATGACCGCGCTCCATCAGGAAATCCCCGAGGACAAGCTCTCGCGTGTCTCGGCCTACGACTGGTTCGGCTCGATCGCGATGGTGCCGCTCGCCACGGCTCTGGCGGGTCCGGCGGAGCAGGCCTTCGGTCGTACGACCGCGCTGTGGGGCTGCGCGACGCTGGTCGTGGTGGTCACGGCGGCGGTGCTGTGCGTGCCGGACGTTCGGAATCTGACGCGGCGGACCAAGCCGGTGGCTCAGGGGACGCCGGTGCTGGAGGTCGTGAATGGATCAGCCGATGCTGAAGGCTCCGTCGGGCGGCTCGGGTGA
- a CDS encoding spermidine synthase, which yields MDEPIPVTRAVDHGTAKLMPDVDRKRAWLLTVDGAPQSYVDLDAPTHLEFEYARRLGHVLDTVVEPGAALDVLHLGGGALTLPRYVAATRPGSRQDVVEADRGLLSLIGEHLPVPDDVGIALHGADARAWLEAAPPDSADIVIADVFGGSRVPAHLTSTAYARAAERVLRADGVYLANLADAAPFAFLCSQLATFSTVFEELALIAEPGVLRGRRFGNAVLVASHRPLDTATLARRTASDAFPARVEHGPALREFIGATEPVRDENAVPSPEPPDGAFSIG from the coding sequence GTGGACGAGCCGATACCCGTGACACGGGCCGTGGATCACGGGACCGCCAAGCTGATGCCGGACGTCGACCGGAAGCGGGCGTGGCTGCTGACGGTGGACGGGGCGCCCCAGTCGTACGTCGATCTGGACGCGCCGACGCATCTGGAGTTCGAGTACGCGCGACGGCTCGGGCATGTGCTGGACACGGTGGTGGAACCGGGGGCCGCCCTGGACGTGCTGCACCTCGGCGGAGGGGCGCTCACCCTGCCCCGCTACGTCGCCGCGACCCGGCCGGGTTCGCGGCAGGACGTGGTGGAGGCCGACCGCGGTCTGCTGTCCCTGATCGGCGAGCATCTGCCCGTGCCCGACGACGTGGGCATCGCCCTGCACGGCGCGGACGCCCGTGCCTGGCTCGAAGCGGCCCCGCCGGACTCCGCCGACATCGTGATCGCGGACGTCTTCGGCGGCTCACGGGTACCGGCGCACTTGACCTCCACCGCGTACGCGCGCGCCGCCGAGCGGGTGCTGCGCGCCGACGGCGTCTACCTCGCCAACCTCGCCGACGCGGCGCCCTTCGCCTTCCTCTGCTCCCAACTCGCCACGTTCTCGACGGTGTTCGAGGAGCTGGCCCTCATCGCCGAACCGGGCGTCCTGCGCGGCCGCCGCTTCGGCAACGCGGTGCTCGTGGCGTCCCACCGCCCGCTCGACACGGCCACCCTCGCCCGCCGCACCGCCTCCGACGCCTTCCCCGCACGTGTCGAACACGGCCCCGCGCTGCGGGAGTTCATCGGCGCCACCGAACCCGTACGCGACGAGAACGCGGTGCCTTCACCCGAGCCGCCCGACGGAGCCTTCAGCATCGGCTGA